A genomic segment from Blastopirellula marina encodes:
- a CDS encoding sulfatase-like hydrolase/transferase yields the protein MIRILSLFPLVAFAMVSLAQADDAKNPNILFLFSDDQSYETPGYVGMTQAKTPSLDKLAQRSMSFSHAYNQGSWSGAVCVASRTMLNSGRFVWHANDIYKTSENERAAGRFWSEYMKKAGYRTYMTGKWHVPANAAKAFDVTGHVRGGMPQQTPQGYNRPKSADDTQWQPWDTKFGGFWEGGKHWSEVVGDEAVGFLEEAAKDDKPFFMYIAFNAPHDPRQSPKEFVEMYPAHEVEVPEDFLPEYPECKQIGCPPSLRDENLAPFPRTKYAVQVHRQEYFAIITHMDQQIGRILEALEKSGKADETFVFFTSDHGLACGHHGLMGKQNSYDHSIRVPLLVSGPGIKPGKHEAAVYLQDVMPTTLELAQVEKPEHVEFTSLLPLIHGEKTESYDAIYNCYLDLQRSITQDGFKLMVYPKANRVKLFDLTNDPTEVKDLSTDPAQAERKQQLFATLQKWQAKVGDKLKLNAQLVK from the coding sequence GTGATCCGAATCCTTTCCCTGTTTCCGCTTGTTGCATTCGCGATGGTTTCCCTCGCTCAGGCCGATGATGCTAAGAATCCGAATATCTTGTTTCTTTTTTCGGATGACCAAAGCTACGAAACGCCTGGCTATGTTGGAATGACACAGGCCAAGACACCCAGTCTCGACAAGTTGGCCCAGCGGTCCATGTCGTTCTCGCATGCTTACAACCAAGGCTCGTGGAGTGGCGCGGTGTGTGTGGCAAGTCGAACGATGCTCAATTCGGGGCGATTCGTATGGCATGCCAACGATATCTACAAGACTTCTGAGAATGAACGGGCAGCCGGTCGGTTCTGGTCTGAGTATATGAAGAAGGCCGGCTATCGAACGTACATGACCGGCAAGTGGCATGTGCCAGCCAACGCGGCCAAGGCCTTCGACGTTACGGGGCACGTTCGCGGAGGAATGCCGCAGCAAACGCCGCAAGGTTACAACCGCCCGAAGAGTGCCGACGATACCCAGTGGCAGCCATGGGACACAAAGTTTGGCGGCTTCTGGGAAGGTGGCAAGCATTGGAGCGAAGTGGTCGGAGACGAGGCCGTAGGCTTCCTGGAAGAAGCAGCAAAGGACGATAAGCCGTTCTTTATGTACATCGCATTCAACGCGCCGCACGATCCGCGACAGTCCCCTAAAGAGTTTGTCGAGATGTACCCGGCCCATGAAGTAGAAGTGCCAGAAGACTTTCTGCCCGAGTACCCCGAGTGCAAACAGATTGGCTGCCCACCTAGTTTGCGTGACGAGAACCTGGCCCCCTTCCCTCGCACTAAGTATGCCGTTCAGGTCCATCGGCAAGAGTACTTTGCCATCATCACGCACATGGACCAGCAAATTGGTCGCATTCTTGAGGCGCTAGAAAAGTCAGGCAAAGCGGATGAAACGTTCGTCTTCTTCACGTCCGACCATGGACTGGCATGTGGTCATCATGGGCTGATGGGGAAGCAGAACTCGTACGATCACAGCATTCGTGTGCCGCTTTTGGTTTCCGGCCCAGGCATTAAGCCCGGCAAGCATGAAGCCGCCGTCTACCTGCAAGATGTCATGCCCACGACCTTGGAACTGGCACAGGTCGAAAAGCCAGAGCACGTCGAGTTCACCAGCTTGTTGCCGCTGATTCATGGCGAGAAGACGGAATCGTACGATGCGATCTACAACTGCTATCTCGATCTGCAGCGGTCGATCACGCAGGATGGCTTCAAGCTGATGGTCTATCCCAAGGCCAATCGCGTGAAGCTGTTCGACCTGACCAACGATCCCACGGAAGTGAAGGACCTTTCGACCGACCCTGCCCAGGCCGAGCGAAAGCAGCAACTATTTGCGACCTTGCAAAAGTGGCAAGCGAAGGTCGGCGATAAGCTTAAGCTGAACGCGCAGCTCGTGAAGTAA
- a CDS encoding redoxin domain-containing protein, translated as MKWCSSILSAVILLVGVSGWLLAEEVASVPEVSSSINVTRQDHQGNVHQIAAHSRKAVRVFVFMTGECPVSRTYFPVLNDLYQAWGANQKDVQLLGVWADVTQTPQDVAGMVKEFAIEFPVLLDRDASLGKALKPTTVPEVFVLDHHGEIAYRGRIDDRFLQLGSRKPAATEDSLKQAVEKVAAGMPILEPVTKPVGCYYELPPIPSPTEATLTFNRDIAPILNANCVVCHREGEVGPFTLTSYMDAAKRARQIAQVVDTKLMPPWKAAQVHGEFEGQRTLTDREIETLKAWAVSDRAEGDAADLPPLPTFASDWVLGEPDLVLEMEEDFEVPAGGADIFRNFVIPYEIPEDKLVATVQFKPGDASVVHHSLLYLDNSGKARAKDKAAAGPGYSTFGGPGFVPSGSIGGWSPGKTPRPLPDGLGRKMQKGADLVMQIHYHPSGKATKDRSKVGIYFVEKPKNEAFAIWTSSLDLDIPPGEEEYKATASYKLPAEVTLLSCIPHMHLLGQQMTATAYLPDGTSQVLIDVPQWDFNWQDEYMLADPLRLPAGTRIEVIASYDNSENNPTNPSSPPQRVTFGEETTDEMLYCFFLVAAKDQSTIPLVVGDVFTQEVLRRSAHRLKMGR; from the coding sequence GTGAAATGGTGTTCCAGCATCTTGTCGGCAGTCATCCTGCTTGTGGGGGTCAGTGGTTGGCTTCTGGCGGAAGAAGTGGCGTCTGTCCCTGAAGTTTCTTCGTCGATCAACGTGACCCGGCAAGACCATCAAGGGAACGTGCATCAGATTGCCGCCCACTCGCGGAAAGCGGTGCGAGTGTTTGTCTTCATGACCGGCGAGTGCCCCGTTTCGCGGACCTACTTTCCCGTTTTGAATGATCTATACCAGGCTTGGGGCGCGAACCAGAAAGATGTCCAGTTGCTGGGTGTCTGGGCCGACGTGACGCAAACACCTCAGGATGTGGCTGGCATGGTCAAGGAGTTCGCGATTGAGTTTCCGGTGCTACTCGACCGGGACGCGAGCCTTGGCAAAGCCTTGAAACCAACCACGGTTCCGGAAGTCTTCGTGCTGGATCATCACGGCGAGATTGCGTACCGGGGACGCATCGATGACCGGTTTCTACAATTAGGTTCTCGAAAGCCGGCGGCAACCGAAGACAGCTTGAAGCAGGCCGTCGAGAAGGTGGCTGCGGGGATGCCCATTTTAGAGCCGGTGACCAAGCCGGTGGGTTGCTACTACGAACTTCCGCCGATCCCAAGTCCCACGGAGGCGACCCTCACGTTCAATCGCGACATCGCGCCGATCTTGAACGCCAACTGCGTGGTATGCCATCGCGAAGGCGAGGTCGGACCGTTCACGCTGACCAGTTATATGGATGCCGCTAAGCGAGCCCGACAAATTGCCCAGGTGGTTGATACGAAGCTGATGCCACCGTGGAAAGCGGCTCAGGTGCACGGCGAGTTCGAAGGCCAGCGGACGCTGACCGATCGCGAGATTGAAACCTTAAAAGCGTGGGCCGTGTCGGATCGCGCCGAAGGAGATGCTGCCGATCTGCCTCCACTGCCGACCTTCGCGTCGGATTGGGTCTTGGGCGAGCCAGACCTGGTGCTGGAGATGGAAGAAGACTTTGAAGTGCCGGCCGGCGGAGCAGACATCTTCCGCAACTTCGTCATTCCGTATGAGATTCCAGAAGACAAGTTAGTGGCGACCGTTCAGTTCAAGCCAGGCGATGCCAGCGTCGTACACCACTCGCTTCTTTATCTGGACAACTCTGGGAAAGCCCGTGCCAAAGACAAGGCCGCAGCTGGTCCAGGCTATTCGACCTTTGGCGGTCCAGGGTTTGTTCCGTCGGGATCGATTGGGGGTTGGTCGCCAGGCAAAACGCCCCGTCCGCTGCCGGATGGTTTGGGACGAAAGATGCAGAAGGGTGCTGACCTGGTGATGCAGATTCACTATCACCCCAGCGGCAAAGCGACCAAGGATCGCTCGAAGGTCGGCATCTACTTTGTTGAAAAGCCCAAGAACGAAGCGTTCGCGATTTGGACGTCGTCGCTCGATCTCGATATTCCGCCAGGGGAAGAGGAGTACAAAGCCACTGCGTCTTACAAGCTGCCGGCGGAAGTCACGCTGCTCAGCTGCATTCCCCATATGCATCTATTGGGGCAGCAGATGACTGCCACGGCTTATCTGCCGGATGGGACGTCCCAGGTTTTGATCGATGTCCCACAGTGGGATTTCAACTGGCAGGATGAATACATGCTAGCAGACCCCCTGCGGCTTCCTGCTGGGACCAGGATTGAAGTGATTGCCAGCTACGACAACTCGGAGAACAATCCGACCAACCCGAGTTCGCCTCCGCAGCGTGTTACCTTTGGCGAAGAAACTACCGACGAAATGCTGTACTGCTTCTTCCTGGTGGCCGCGAAGGATCAAAGCACGATTCCCTTAGTGGTGGGGGATGTCTTCACACAAGAGGTGCTGCGGCGTTCGGCCCATCGCCTGAAAATGGGGCGTTAA
- a CDS encoding mechanosensitive ion channel domain-containing protein: protein MLQTQRSWMSVFLAGWVLLVGWETCLAQQPGGPGYGPIPITVDGNDTPSGGYQGPVPIQFDAQPPQRMAQQPSQFTQPAPQYAPSQTQPAPTQFQPSFGPNTQPVGSAFGAPQQQQPMPQQPPGSAAPAPSGLTLPEEELSLERVEMLRREVEEATNLDEAKKKRAIELYNSAAAKVKEAHDFAAKAKTMAADAQPEAIQQRIDVIKRSLEEIKKLKPESFVDVPLPELEQRQAKQELDNTSIQKERFAAEGEPKRRVDRRKQIREWMVEVPKEFAKVKQAGESIPQDEHPLLAQAIKTDVMARRISLYRQYVAAEAELAKYDTEEAVDLVRFERDLATQRLAFADQTMKAIADQVQKKRAQAAQEAVRQAREQLIMVQPVLRSYAERNQELAETSQVIAKNLAEAEKDANEADAKLRKLRKQFNETKEKVEKLGLTSSIGALLRKQRTDLIEKSPWRTGMPDRQELIDEAQFKQFEYDDEEEALANPELLVQGIMDESQLQVESEREQLELAARELFERKREFLGLLIKNNRKYLNTLIDLKTKEQQTASEIAAYQSYIDKRVLWIRSGNILATELQVDESDKAILSPANWIDVSRVLWSDVQRNLLIWIVVVSLFVALVIKRGRLKSEVRSLGELAQKPGFFAFWPTMHAIFYSVVLSAVNPAFVAFVAWRLMSSGTDQTFSIAVGNGLYWTAVMWFPLELLRNVCRGNGLGEAHFKWPDSSLRLLGKSMTWLIPTLLPLTFITSTFYASDPTHGHDAIERICFIVQAAFLAAFLARILHPTGVFQEYLAYNQGGWLDRLKYVWYWGSVNAPLVLAGLAFWGYYYTAQVLSWRLFATLCCVLGLMMVRSTLMRWIMLARRKMSIAQARERAAAAAAQTGDSAAASLSNSILAEQAKEELSAYSAQTQRLLATGMFTISLVGFWLIWGQVLPALRMLDQYGYDIAAPQEVAQAEMPTTPGMPPATADKDAKEGTAKEEAPSVSEELAGEKVATKKITILTIAFAGLILVLTLVFARDIPGLMEMTILQRLPLEPSIRYAITSLTSYAIVMVGVIWAFGCVGLQWSQIQWLATALTFGLAFGLQEMFANFVAGIIILFERPIRVGDIVTIHDVTGVVSRIRIRATSITNWDRKEYVVPNKEFITGRLLNWTLSDTVNRVVINVGVAYGTDTEAARKILLEIAEKNQYLLKDPCPNATFEGFGDSTLNLVLRAYLPNLENRLLVITELHTQIDKAFRDAKIEIAFPQRDLHIRTAPGVAAALGVPEEKEHLPIAEKKEEKRGAA, encoded by the coding sequence ATGTTGCAAACGCAACGCTCATGGATGAGCGTCTTCCTGGCTGGCTGGGTACTGTTAGTCGGTTGGGAAACGTGCTTAGCTCAGCAACCAGGCGGACCAGGCTATGGCCCGATCCCGATCACCGTCGACGGTAACGACACCCCTTCAGGAGGTTACCAGGGCCCCGTTCCCATACAGTTCGATGCCCAACCGCCGCAGCGGATGGCTCAGCAGCCATCGCAGTTCACTCAGCCTGCCCCGCAATACGCCCCGTCGCAAACGCAACCTGCTCCAACACAGTTTCAACCTTCCTTCGGCCCCAATACTCAGCCGGTAGGCAGCGCGTTTGGTGCTCCGCAGCAACAACAGCCGATGCCCCAACAGCCCCCAGGCAGTGCTGCGCCTGCGCCGAGTGGTTTGACCCTCCCAGAGGAAGAGCTTTCACTGGAACGGGTTGAGATGCTTCGTCGTGAAGTGGAAGAAGCGACCAACCTGGACGAAGCGAAAAAGAAGCGTGCCATCGAGCTGTACAACAGCGCAGCAGCCAAGGTCAAAGAAGCCCATGACTTCGCCGCCAAAGCAAAGACCATGGCAGCCGACGCGCAGCCGGAAGCAATTCAGCAGCGGATTGATGTGATCAAACGTAGCCTGGAAGAGATCAAGAAGCTGAAGCCGGAGTCGTTCGTCGACGTTCCCCTTCCGGAACTTGAGCAGCGTCAGGCCAAACAGGAACTCGACAACACGAGCATCCAGAAAGAACGTTTCGCGGCCGAAGGTGAGCCCAAACGCCGTGTCGATCGACGAAAGCAGATCCGCGAGTGGATGGTCGAGGTTCCCAAAGAGTTTGCTAAGGTCAAACAAGCCGGTGAAAGCATTCCCCAGGACGAGCATCCTTTGCTTGCACAGGCCATCAAGACGGACGTTATGGCCCGGCGGATCTCGCTCTATCGTCAGTACGTAGCTGCGGAAGCAGAACTGGCCAAGTACGACACGGAAGAGGCGGTCGACTTGGTCCGTTTTGAACGCGATCTGGCAACCCAACGCCTGGCATTCGCCGACCAGACGATGAAGGCCATTGCGGATCAGGTACAAAAGAAGCGTGCCCAAGCGGCCCAGGAAGCCGTTCGCCAGGCACGCGAACAGTTGATCATGGTTCAGCCTGTATTGCGATCGTACGCCGAACGCAATCAAGAGTTGGCCGAAACGTCTCAGGTAATCGCTAAGAATTTGGCCGAAGCGGAGAAAGATGCCAACGAAGCCGACGCCAAACTTAGGAAGTTGCGAAAACAGTTTAACGAAACGAAAGAGAAGGTCGAGAAGCTAGGTCTGACCAGCTCGATCGGTGCGTTACTCCGCAAACAACGCACCGATTTGATCGAGAAGTCTCCTTGGCGGACAGGCATGCCTGATCGCCAAGAATTGATTGACGAAGCTCAATTCAAGCAGTTTGAGTATGACGACGAGGAGGAAGCTCTCGCTAATCCCGAACTCCTGGTCCAAGGCATCATGGACGAGTCCCAACTGCAAGTCGAATCGGAACGCGAGCAACTCGAATTGGCGGCCCGCGAACTGTTCGAGCGGAAACGGGAATTCCTCGGCCTGCTGATCAAAAACAATAGAAAGTACCTGAACACGCTAATCGACTTGAAGACAAAAGAGCAGCAAACCGCCAGCGAGATCGCTGCATACCAAAGCTACATCGACAAACGGGTGTTGTGGATCCGTAGTGGCAACATTCTCGCCACGGAACTGCAAGTCGACGAATCGGACAAGGCGATTTTATCGCCGGCCAATTGGATTGATGTCTCACGTGTTCTTTGGTCGGACGTGCAGCGCAATCTGTTGATTTGGATTGTCGTGGTATCACTGTTTGTGGCCCTGGTAATCAAACGCGGCCGACTGAAGAGCGAAGTGCGATCCCTGGGAGAATTGGCCCAAAAGCCAGGCTTCTTCGCCTTCTGGCCGACGATGCATGCCATCTTTTACTCGGTGGTCTTGTCAGCAGTGAATCCGGCGTTCGTGGCCTTTGTGGCTTGGCGATTGATGTCGTCTGGCACCGACCAGACATTTTCGATCGCAGTAGGCAATGGACTGTACTGGACCGCGGTCATGTGGTTCCCGTTGGAACTGCTGAGAAATGTCTGCCGTGGTAACGGATTGGGGGAAGCTCACTTCAAGTGGCCTGATTCTTCGTTGCGATTGCTTGGCAAAAGCATGACGTGGTTGATTCCCACCCTCTTGCCGTTGACGTTTATCACTTCGACCTTCTACGCCAGCGATCCAACGCATGGGCATGACGCGATCGAGCGTATTTGCTTTATCGTTCAGGCAGCATTTCTGGCAGCGTTTCTCGCACGAATTCTGCACCCGACCGGCGTGTTTCAAGAGTACCTCGCTTACAACCAAGGAGGCTGGCTCGATCGTCTGAAGTACGTTTGGTATTGGGGATCGGTGAACGCACCGTTGGTGTTGGCCGGCCTCGCATTCTGGGGGTACTACTACACGGCTCAGGTCCTCTCGTGGCGATTGTTTGCGACGCTATGCTGCGTGCTGGGGCTGATGATGGTCCGATCCACCTTGATGCGTTGGATCATGCTGGCTCGTCGCAAAATGAGCATCGCTCAGGCCCGCGAACGTGCCGCGGCTGCGGCCGCCCAAACCGGCGACTCGGCAGCGGCTTCGCTCTCGAATTCGATCCTGGCTGAACAAGCCAAGGAAGAACTGTCGGCTTACAGTGCCCAGACACAACGTCTTCTCGCGACCGGCATGTTTACCATTTCGCTGGTCGGTTTCTGGTTGATCTGGGGCCAAGTATTGCCGGCCCTGCGAATGCTCGACCAGTATGGCTACGACATCGCGGCCCCCCAGGAAGTTGCCCAGGCCGAAATGCCAACCACACCAGGCATGCCCCCGGCAACTGCGGACAAGGATGCGAAAGAGGGGACGGCTAAAGAAGAGGCCCCTAGCGTTTCCGAGGAACTGGCTGGTGAAAAAGTGGCTACCAAGAAGATTACGATCCTGACGATCGCCTTCGCCGGCCTTATCTTGGTTTTGACGCTGGTGTTTGCTCGTGACATACCCGGCTTGATGGAGATGACCATCTTGCAGCGGTTACCGCTAGAACCATCGATTCGCTATGCGATCACATCGTTGACCAGCTATGCGATCGTGATGGTGGGTGTAATTTGGGCGTTTGGTTGTGTTGGATTGCAGTGGTCACAGATTCAGTGGCTGGCGACGGCGTTGACCTTCGGCCTGGCGTTTGGCTTGCAGGAAATGTTCGCCAATTTCGTGGCCGGGATCATCATCCTGTTCGAGCGGCCGATTCGTGTCGGTGATATTGTCACGATACATGACGTGACAGGGGTCGTCTCGCGAATTCGCATTCGTGCGACCTCGATCACGAACTGGGATCGCAAGGAATACGTGGTTCCAAACAAAGAATTCATTACCGGTCGTCTGCTCAACTGGACACTATCCGATACGGTTAATCGTGTGGTCATTAATGTTGGTGTCGCTTATGGCACCGACACAGAAGCCGCACGTAAGATTCTGCTGGAGATTGCCGAGAAGAATCAGTACCTGCTGAAGGATCCTTGTCCCAACGCGACCTTCGAGGGTTTTGGAGACAGCACGCTTAACTTGGTTCTGCGAGCATATCTGCCTAACCTGGAGAACCGATTGTTGGTGATCACGGAACTTCACACGCAGATCGACAAAGCGTTCCGCGATGCGAAGATCGAAATTGCGTTTCCGCAACGCGATCTGCATATCCGCACCGCCCCCGGTGTGGCGGCTGCCTTGGGTGTGCCGGAAGAGAAGGAACACCTACCCATCGCGGAGAAGAAGGAAGAGAAACGTGGGGCAGCCTAG
- the cutA gene encoding divalent-cation tolerance protein CutA, with translation MSQAIVVQTTISSSANAEKLAETIIQHAQGACVQIVGPMISVYKWQGTIQKEEEFLVSIKTTSQAFPSLAELIRQHHTYDVPEIIAIPIVDGSSEYLEWVAQSVT, from the coding sequence ATGTCGCAGGCAATCGTGGTTCAAACAACGATCAGTAGCTCTGCCAATGCTGAGAAGCTTGCCGAGACCATTATTCAGCATGCCCAGGGGGCGTGTGTACAGATCGTTGGTCCCATGATCTCCGTCTATAAGTGGCAAGGCACCATCCAAAAAGAGGAAGAGTTTTTGGTCTCGATCAAAACGACGAGCCAAGCATTTCCCTCATTGGCCGAACTGATTCGTCAACACCATACTTACGACGTTCCAGAGATTATCGCGATTCCGATTGTGGACGGTTCGAGCGAGTATTTGGAGTGGGTGGCGCAATCAGTAACCTAA